The Triplophysa rosa linkage group LG25, Trosa_1v2, whole genome shotgun sequence genome window below encodes:
- the LOC130548888 gene encoding transmembrane reductase CYB561D2 isoform X2, with translation MTLAFSFFMTEAILLFNPHSSPVGKLKHKTKGRLHWILQCLCVFCSIVGLITIAYNKNLNGKPHFTSWHSLIGLVTVIVVVLQSLGAVSLLYPKLAKGWSLAKLKRYHATSGLLTYLLGSISLFLGLCSAWFSSNVSGYVWYLAALCPTLCALVIMSQVTNAYMAKKRLQY, from the exons ATGACCCTTGCT TTCTCCTTCTTCATGACCGAAGCCATTCTCCTGTTCAATCCCCATTCCTCTCCTGTTGGAAAGCTGAAGCACAAAACCAAAGGGCGTCTACACTGGATTTTGCAGTGTCTCTGTGTCTTCTGTTCCATTGTGGGTCTGATCACCATCGCTTACAACAAGAACCTCAATGGGAAGCCACACTTCACATCATGGCACAGTTTGATCGGTTTGGTAACTGTGATTGTTGTCGTGCTACAGTCTCTGGGAGCTGTTTCTCTACTTTATCCCAAACTGGCCAAAGGCTGGTCACTGGCAAAACTAAAGCGCTACCACGCCACCTCAGGTTTACTGACGTACCTGCTGGGCAGCATCAGTCTGTTTCTCGGATTGTGTTCTGCATGGTTCAGCAGTAATGTGAGCGGGTATGTCTGGTACCTGGCAGCCCTTTGCCCAACATTGTGCGCTCTGGTTATTATGAGTCAGGTAACAAATGCGTATATGGCCAAGAAACGACTGCAGTACTGA
- the rad54l2 gene encoding helicase ARIP4 isoform X2 — MSEEAISGSDLEPSLNSEEEMEEEEDGENDGDDEEDAGDQLEGMETGDQRDPTSPVPTSPSRESTPAPSSRPPSRTPSSTSQASSRPSSQTPSSPDSHSNTSANGKTKKKKSKTSKPAHLRRNIRKLLKEHQLEAGTKAAQKEELERRRRLEQQRKDFPLHADILSGVPGLKEEVICLDSSGDEGEAKEPPPPQLPTRRDDVIELSSGDEDALRISSEEDSDENRSVTPGTEESSGSHVNDALNLPDSQGRVLVNINHPGDDEDLFLGPQLSRAVKPHQIGGIRFLYDNLVESLERYKNSSGFGCILAHSMGLGKTLQVISFVDILLRHTGAKTVLAIVPVNTLQNWLAEFNLWLPAAESVPPDMDPAQVSSRTFKVHILNDEHKNTVARAKVVEEWTRNGGVLLMGYEMYRLLSLKKSFVTGRKRKSKKPAGPVIIDLDEEDRQQELMKGIERALSRPGPDVVICDEGHRIKNCHASTSQALKNIRSRRRVVLTGYPLQNNLIEYWCMVDFVRPDFLGTRQEFSNMFERPILNGQCIDSTPQDVRLMRYRSHVLHSLLEGFVQRRGHDVLQMHLPMKEEHVILVRLSPLQRALYTEFMNRFREAGNSGWLGLNPLKAFCVCCKIWNHPDVLYEALQKENLTNEQDLDLDDLNSTGGTRCPAPGIKGKASDPANSKVAMAAMGLNPLQEKANQVVTYEWAKDIMSNYQTGVLENSAKMVLLFHLIDESVGRRNKILVFSQSLSTLTVMEDFLSRRPMPIQTESGTHNWVRNINYYRLDGSTSASERERLINQFNDPANNQAWVFLLSTRAGCLGVNLIGANRVVVFDASWNPCHDAQAVCRVYRYGQRKPCHIYRLVCDFTLEKKIYDRQVSKQGMSDRVVDDLNPVLTFTRKEVESLLHFVEEEPNSNQTQMAPNEDMEIVLKQACLRYPHLITKHPFHHESLLMDRKELKLTKAEKRAAKKSYEDEKRASVPYQRPSYAHYYPASDQSLTNIPAFSQRNWRPPPHLEEKPVASVRPVQSTPIPMMPRQVSMSIPGSSVGFPVNYLQKAGVYVQRVVTTTDIVIPGSNSTTDVQARIGAGESIHVIKGSKGTYIRTNDGRIFAIRSGKPRASDEAATALIEDSGSPMHPVSNGRTSPQEQKRLSPEAPPRPSSPDSPQLLREIHSKEIASAGDNFTSSTIPEAPGMDTPAQHSRVPDPHRQLNSDITSSLDVQSLKRKLSESRTSKQPISKRTSTPAGAAGSYPGFPLSSGFGFPAMGLNPALLGALGNLTPPTLGSRSHLLQQAGQTLGDLHAMFPTDTLGLGVTNSSLSSTCSTNTTSTTHAGMLASSSSSVPSSSSSSSSLPPFLLNPGMASMLSGFQVPFTQPLFSGSLHPRGLTSTSTPASTASTFLSSSGLLGPAFSHPNTLSSLAENGGSSSDDDVIEVMGQ, encoded by the exons ATGTCAGAAGAGGCGATCTCAGGAAGCGACCTGGAGCCCAGCCTTAACAGCGAGGAGGAgatggaggaggaagaggatggAGAGAACGACGGCGATGATGAAGAAGATGCAGGCG ACCAGCTCGAGGGTATGGAGACGGGAGATCAAAGAGATCCGACCAGCCCCGTACCTACCTCACCATCTAGAGAATCCACCCCCGCCCCCTCGTCCCGTCCTCCCTCTCGGACACCCTCCTCCACGTCCCAAGCGTCATCGCGACCGAGTTCTCAAACCCCCTCCAGCCCAGACAGCCACAGCAACACATCTGCCAATGGCAAGACAAAGAAGAAAAAGTCCAAAACCTCAAAGCCTGCTCACTTGAGGAGGAACATCCG AAAGCTCCTTAAGGAGCACCAGCTTGAGGCGGGAACCAAAGCCGCCCAGAAGGAGGAGTTAGAGAGACGCCGCCGTTTGGAACAGCAGCGCAAGGACTTCCCTCTTCATGCAG ATATACTTTCTGGAGTCCCAGGGCTCAAAGAGGAAGTGATATGTCTGGACAGCAGTGGAGATGAGGGTGAAGCTAAAGAGCCCCCGCCCCCTCAGTTACCCACACGGAGAGATG ATGTGATTGAGCTGAGCTCCGGGGATGAAGATGCCCTACGGATAAGCAGCGAGGAAGACAGCGATGAAAACCGCTCGGTCACCCCCGGCACGGAGGAAAGTAGCGGGTCTCATGTGAACGATGCCCTCAACCTACCCGACAGCCAGGGAAGGGTGCTAGTCAATATCAATCACCCCGGAGACGATGAAGACCTGTTCCTCGGCCCACAACTCTCCCGTGCCGTCAAACCTCACCAG ATCGGTGGTATTCGTTTCCTGTATGACAATCTGGTGGAGTCTCTCGAGCGCTATAAGAACAGCAGTGGGTTCGGTTGTATTCTGGCTCACAGCATGGGTCTCGGCAAAACCCTGCAGGTCATCTCCTTTGTTGACATCCTGCTGCGGCACACTGGAGCCAAAACTGTCCTCGCTATTGTACCT GTGAATACACTACAGAACTGGTTAGCCGAGTTTAATCTCTGGCTGCCTGCTGCTGAGTCCGTTCCCCCCGACATGGATCCAGCCCAGGTGTCATCTCGAACCTTTAAGGTTCACATCCTCAATGATGAGCACAA AAACACGGTGGCCCGGGCCAAAGTGGTGGAGGAGTGGACCCGTAACGGAGGCGTGCTGCTGATGGGATATGAAATGTACCGCCTGCTGTCTCTTAAAAAGAGCTTTGTGACCGGACGCAAAAGGAAGTCCAAGAAACCTGCGGGACCCGTTATTATCGACCTGGACGAGGAGGACAGACAGCAAGAGCTCATGAAAG GAATCGAAAGAGCGCTGTCTCGGCCCGGCCCGGACGTTGTTATATGCGACGAGGGTCACCGCATCAAGAACTGCCACGCCAGCACTTCCCAGGCCTTGAAAAACATCCGGTCACGGCGGCGTGTGGTGTTGACCGGATATCCGCTGCAAAACAACCTGATCGAGTACTGGTGCATGGTGGATTTCGTCCGGCCCGATTTCCTCGGTACGCGGCAGGAGTTTAGTAACATGTTCGAGAGGCCCATTCTGAACGGCCAGTGTATAGACAGCACACCTCAAGACGTTCGGCTCATGAGATACAGGAGTCACGTATTGCACAGTCTGCTGGAGGGTTTTGTTCAGAG ACGAGGTCACGATGTCCTACAGATGCATCTGCCTATGAAAGAAGAGCATGTGATCCTGGTACGACTGTCTCCGCTACAAAGAGCACTCTACACTGAGTTTATGAACCGCTTTAGAGAGGCGGGAAACAGCGGCTGGCTCGGACTCAACCCGCTCAAAGCTTTCTGTGTCTGCTGCAAG ATCTGGAATCATCCAGATGTTCTGTACGAAGCACTTCAGAAAGAGAATCTGACCAATGAGCAGGATTTGGATCTGGATGATCTTAACTCCACCGGTGGGACCCGGTGTCCCGCTCCTGGAATAAAGGGAAAGGCATCTGACCCTGCCAACAGCAAGGTGGCCATGGCTGCTATGGGCCTGAATCCTTTACAGGAGAAGGCCAATCAAGTTGTTACCTATGAATGG GCCAAAGACATCATGAGCAACTACCAGACGGGTGTGCTGGAGAACTCGGCCAAGATGGTTCTACTGTTCCACCTGATTGATGAAAGTGTAGGCCGAAGAAATAAAATCTTAGTTTTCAG TCAGAGTTTATCCACGCTCACGGTTATGGAAGATTTCCTCAGTCGGCGGCCCATGCCAATCCAAACAGAAAGCGGTACACACAACTGGGTCCGAAACATCAATTACTACA GGCTGGATGGAAGCACATCGGCttcggagagagagagactcatcAACCAGTTTAATGACCCGGCAAATAACCAAGCCTGGGTCTTTCTGCTGTCCACCAG GGCCGGCTGTCTGGGGGTGAATCTGATCGGGGCCAATCGTGTGGTGGTTTTCGACGCCTCGTGGAACCCGTGTCACGATGCGCAGGCCGTGTGCCGCGTGTACCGCTACGGTCAACGCAAACCCTGTCACATCTACAGGCTGGTCTGTGACTTCACACTGGAGAAGAAGATTTACGACCGTCAGGTGTCCAAACAGGGCATGTCTG ATCGAGTCGTGGATGACCTGAACCCTGTTCTTACCTTCACACGGAAGGAGGTGGAGTCTCTGCTGCACTTTGTGGAGGAGGAGCCCAATTCCAACCAAACCCAGATGGCCCCGAATGAGGACATGGAAATTGTCCTTAAACAAGCGTGTCTGCGTTACCCACACCTCATAACCaag CATCCGTTCCATCACGAGTCTCTGCTGATGGATCGCAAAGAACTGAAACTGACCAAAGCGGAGAAAAGAGCAGCCAAGAAGAGCTACGAAGATGAAAAACGGGCATCTGTGCCGTATCAACGACCCTCTTACGCACATTATTACCCAGCCAGTGACCAGAGCCTCACCAATATCCCTGCCTTCAGCCAGAGGAACTG GCGCCCGCCCCCTCATTTAGAAGAGAAGCCCGTCGCGAGCGTGAGGCCGGTTCAGTCCACACCCATTCCCATGATGCCTCGGCAGGTGTCCATGAGCATCCCTGGTTCAAGCGTGGGATTCCCTGTAAACTACTTGCAAAAGGCCGGGGTTTATGTGCAACGAGTCGTCACCACCACTG ATATAGTCATCCCAGGGTCGAACAGCACCACAGACGTTCAAGCCCGGATCGGTGCAGGAGAAAGTATTCACGTTATCAAAGGATCCAAAG GCACGTACATCCGGACCAACGATGGAAGGATATTTGCTATTCGCTCTGGAAAGCCGAGAGCGTCCGATGAGGCAGCTACAGCTTTAATAG AGGACTCGGGCTCTCCCATGCATCCTGTCAGCAACGGCCGCACGTCCCCTCAGGAGCAAAAGCGTTTATCCCCCGAAGCCCCGCCTCGCCCCTCCTCTCCAGACAGCCCTCAATTGCTCAGAGAAATCCATAGCAAAGAAATCGCTTCCGCTGGAGACAACTTCACATCTTCAACAATACCCGAAGCCCCCGGCATGGACACACCCGCACAGCACAGCCGTGTCCCCGACCCGCATCGGCAGCTCAACAGCGACATCACATCCTCCCTAGACGTTCAAAGCTTAAAGCGGAAGCTTTCTGAGAGTCGGACATCTAAACAGCCTATCAGCAAACGGACCTCGACACCCGCCGGCGCAGCTGGAAGTTACCCTGGCTTTCCTCTTAGCAGCGGCTTTGGGTTTCCGGCCATGGGGCTTAACCCCGCCCTACTGGGTGCCCTGGGTAACCTAACTCCGCCCACGCTCGGAAGCAGGTCGCATCTCCTGCAGCAAGCCGGGCAGACGCTGGGTGACCTACACGCCATGTTCCCCACAGACACTCTCGGACTTGGCGTGACCAACAGCTCGCTTTCTTCGACTTGCTCTACCAACACCACCTCCACAACCCACGCTGGTATGCTGGCCTCCTCTTCGTCATCAGTGCCGTCGTCATCgtcctcttcctcctctctccctcccttTCTGTTGAATCCCGGCATGGCAAGCATGCTCTCGGGTTTTCAAGTACCGTTTACCCAGCCTTTGTTTTCGGGTTCCTTACACCCGAGGGGCTTAACGTCTACGTCCACCCCTGCTTCGACCGCCTCGACCTTCCTCTCGTCCTCCGGCCTGTTGGGGCCGGCTTTCAGCCACCCCAACACGCTCTCCTCCCTCGCTGAAAACGGAGGAAGCAGCTCGGATGATGACGTCATAGAGGTGATGGGCCAGTGA
- the LOC130548888 gene encoding transmembrane reductase CYB561D2 isoform X1 codes for MSSRHESEPKLYNYSRTLCGICTHVLCAVFTGFITVLSKPGSSLFSWHPFLMTLAFSFFMTEAILLFNPHSSPVGKLKHKTKGRLHWILQCLCVFCSIVGLITIAYNKNLNGKPHFTSWHSLIGLVTVIVVVLQSLGAVSLLYPKLAKGWSLAKLKRYHATSGLLTYLLGSISLFLGLCSAWFSSNVSGYVWYLAALCPTLCALVIMSQVTNAYMAKKRLQY; via the exons ATGTCGTCGCGTCACGAATCGGAGCCTAAATTGTACAACTACAGCAGGACATTGTGCGGCATCTGTACACATGTGCTGTGTGCTGTATTCACTGGCTTCATAACTGTACTGTCCAAACCTGGATCCA GTCTGTTCTCCTGGCATCCGTTCTTAATGACCCTTGCT TTCTCCTTCTTCATGACCGAAGCCATTCTCCTGTTCAATCCCCATTCCTCTCCTGTTGGAAAGCTGAAGCACAAAACCAAAGGGCGTCTACACTGGATTTTGCAGTGTCTCTGTGTCTTCTGTTCCATTGTGGGTCTGATCACCATCGCTTACAACAAGAACCTCAATGGGAAGCCACACTTCACATCATGGCACAGTTTGATCGGTTTGGTAACTGTGATTGTTGTCGTGCTACAGTCTCTGGGAGCTGTTTCTCTACTTTATCCCAAACTGGCCAAAGGCTGGTCACTGGCAAAACTAAAGCGCTACCACGCCACCTCAGGTTTACTGACGTACCTGCTGGGCAGCATCAGTCTGTTTCTCGGATTGTGTTCTGCATGGTTCAGCAGTAATGTGAGCGGGTATGTCTGGTACCTGGCAGCCCTTTGCCCAACATTGTGCGCTCTGGTTATTATGAGTCAGGTAACAAATGCGTATATGGCCAAGAAACGACTGCAGTACTGA
- the rad54l2 gene encoding helicase ARIP4 isoform X1, translating to MSEEAISGSDLEPSLNSEEEMEEEEDGENDGDDEEDAGADQLEGMETGDQRDPTSPVPTSPSRESTPAPSSRPPSRTPSSTSQASSRPSSQTPSSPDSHSNTSANGKTKKKKSKTSKPAHLRRNIRKLLKEHQLEAGTKAAQKEELERRRRLEQQRKDFPLHADILSGVPGLKEEVICLDSSGDEGEAKEPPPPQLPTRRDDVIELSSGDEDALRISSEEDSDENRSVTPGTEESSGSHVNDALNLPDSQGRVLVNINHPGDDEDLFLGPQLSRAVKPHQIGGIRFLYDNLVESLERYKNSSGFGCILAHSMGLGKTLQVISFVDILLRHTGAKTVLAIVPVNTLQNWLAEFNLWLPAAESVPPDMDPAQVSSRTFKVHILNDEHKNTVARAKVVEEWTRNGGVLLMGYEMYRLLSLKKSFVTGRKRKSKKPAGPVIIDLDEEDRQQELMKGIERALSRPGPDVVICDEGHRIKNCHASTSQALKNIRSRRRVVLTGYPLQNNLIEYWCMVDFVRPDFLGTRQEFSNMFERPILNGQCIDSTPQDVRLMRYRSHVLHSLLEGFVQRRGHDVLQMHLPMKEEHVILVRLSPLQRALYTEFMNRFREAGNSGWLGLNPLKAFCVCCKIWNHPDVLYEALQKENLTNEQDLDLDDLNSTGGTRCPAPGIKGKASDPANSKVAMAAMGLNPLQEKANQVVTYEWAKDIMSNYQTGVLENSAKMVLLFHLIDESVGRRNKILVFSQSLSTLTVMEDFLSRRPMPIQTESGTHNWVRNINYYRLDGSTSASERERLINQFNDPANNQAWVFLLSTRAGCLGVNLIGANRVVVFDASWNPCHDAQAVCRVYRYGQRKPCHIYRLVCDFTLEKKIYDRQVSKQGMSDRVVDDLNPVLTFTRKEVESLLHFVEEEPNSNQTQMAPNEDMEIVLKQACLRYPHLITKHPFHHESLLMDRKELKLTKAEKRAAKKSYEDEKRASVPYQRPSYAHYYPASDQSLTNIPAFSQRNWRPPPHLEEKPVASVRPVQSTPIPMMPRQVSMSIPGSSVGFPVNYLQKAGVYVQRVVTTTDIVIPGSNSTTDVQARIGAGESIHVIKGSKGTYIRTNDGRIFAIRSGKPRASDEAATALIEDSGSPMHPVSNGRTSPQEQKRLSPEAPPRPSSPDSPQLLREIHSKEIASAGDNFTSSTIPEAPGMDTPAQHSRVPDPHRQLNSDITSSLDVQSLKRKLSESRTSKQPISKRTSTPAGAAGSYPGFPLSSGFGFPAMGLNPALLGALGNLTPPTLGSRSHLLQQAGQTLGDLHAMFPTDTLGLGVTNSSLSSTCSTNTTSTTHAGMLASSSSSVPSSSSSSSSLPPFLLNPGMASMLSGFQVPFTQPLFSGSLHPRGLTSTSTPASTASTFLSSSGLLGPAFSHPNTLSSLAENGGSSSDDDVIEVMGQ from the exons ATGTCAGAAGAGGCGATCTCAGGAAGCGACCTGGAGCCCAGCCTTAACAGCGAGGAGGAgatggaggaggaagaggatggAGAGAACGACGGCGATGATGAAGAAGATGCAGGCG CAGACCAGCTCGAGGGTATGGAGACGGGAGATCAAAGAGATCCGACCAGCCCCGTACCTACCTCACCATCTAGAGAATCCACCCCCGCCCCCTCGTCCCGTCCTCCCTCTCGGACACCCTCCTCCACGTCCCAAGCGTCATCGCGACCGAGTTCTCAAACCCCCTCCAGCCCAGACAGCCACAGCAACACATCTGCCAATGGCAAGACAAAGAAGAAAAAGTCCAAAACCTCAAAGCCTGCTCACTTGAGGAGGAACATCCG AAAGCTCCTTAAGGAGCACCAGCTTGAGGCGGGAACCAAAGCCGCCCAGAAGGAGGAGTTAGAGAGACGCCGCCGTTTGGAACAGCAGCGCAAGGACTTCCCTCTTCATGCAG ATATACTTTCTGGAGTCCCAGGGCTCAAAGAGGAAGTGATATGTCTGGACAGCAGTGGAGATGAGGGTGAAGCTAAAGAGCCCCCGCCCCCTCAGTTACCCACACGGAGAGATG ATGTGATTGAGCTGAGCTCCGGGGATGAAGATGCCCTACGGATAAGCAGCGAGGAAGACAGCGATGAAAACCGCTCGGTCACCCCCGGCACGGAGGAAAGTAGCGGGTCTCATGTGAACGATGCCCTCAACCTACCCGACAGCCAGGGAAGGGTGCTAGTCAATATCAATCACCCCGGAGACGATGAAGACCTGTTCCTCGGCCCACAACTCTCCCGTGCCGTCAAACCTCACCAG ATCGGTGGTATTCGTTTCCTGTATGACAATCTGGTGGAGTCTCTCGAGCGCTATAAGAACAGCAGTGGGTTCGGTTGTATTCTGGCTCACAGCATGGGTCTCGGCAAAACCCTGCAGGTCATCTCCTTTGTTGACATCCTGCTGCGGCACACTGGAGCCAAAACTGTCCTCGCTATTGTACCT GTGAATACACTACAGAACTGGTTAGCCGAGTTTAATCTCTGGCTGCCTGCTGCTGAGTCCGTTCCCCCCGACATGGATCCAGCCCAGGTGTCATCTCGAACCTTTAAGGTTCACATCCTCAATGATGAGCACAA AAACACGGTGGCCCGGGCCAAAGTGGTGGAGGAGTGGACCCGTAACGGAGGCGTGCTGCTGATGGGATATGAAATGTACCGCCTGCTGTCTCTTAAAAAGAGCTTTGTGACCGGACGCAAAAGGAAGTCCAAGAAACCTGCGGGACCCGTTATTATCGACCTGGACGAGGAGGACAGACAGCAAGAGCTCATGAAAG GAATCGAAAGAGCGCTGTCTCGGCCCGGCCCGGACGTTGTTATATGCGACGAGGGTCACCGCATCAAGAACTGCCACGCCAGCACTTCCCAGGCCTTGAAAAACATCCGGTCACGGCGGCGTGTGGTGTTGACCGGATATCCGCTGCAAAACAACCTGATCGAGTACTGGTGCATGGTGGATTTCGTCCGGCCCGATTTCCTCGGTACGCGGCAGGAGTTTAGTAACATGTTCGAGAGGCCCATTCTGAACGGCCAGTGTATAGACAGCACACCTCAAGACGTTCGGCTCATGAGATACAGGAGTCACGTATTGCACAGTCTGCTGGAGGGTTTTGTTCAGAG ACGAGGTCACGATGTCCTACAGATGCATCTGCCTATGAAAGAAGAGCATGTGATCCTGGTACGACTGTCTCCGCTACAAAGAGCACTCTACACTGAGTTTATGAACCGCTTTAGAGAGGCGGGAAACAGCGGCTGGCTCGGACTCAACCCGCTCAAAGCTTTCTGTGTCTGCTGCAAG ATCTGGAATCATCCAGATGTTCTGTACGAAGCACTTCAGAAAGAGAATCTGACCAATGAGCAGGATTTGGATCTGGATGATCTTAACTCCACCGGTGGGACCCGGTGTCCCGCTCCTGGAATAAAGGGAAAGGCATCTGACCCTGCCAACAGCAAGGTGGCCATGGCTGCTATGGGCCTGAATCCTTTACAGGAGAAGGCCAATCAAGTTGTTACCTATGAATGG GCCAAAGACATCATGAGCAACTACCAGACGGGTGTGCTGGAGAACTCGGCCAAGATGGTTCTACTGTTCCACCTGATTGATGAAAGTGTAGGCCGAAGAAATAAAATCTTAGTTTTCAG TCAGAGTTTATCCACGCTCACGGTTATGGAAGATTTCCTCAGTCGGCGGCCCATGCCAATCCAAACAGAAAGCGGTACACACAACTGGGTCCGAAACATCAATTACTACA GGCTGGATGGAAGCACATCGGCttcggagagagagagactcatcAACCAGTTTAATGACCCGGCAAATAACCAAGCCTGGGTCTTTCTGCTGTCCACCAG GGCCGGCTGTCTGGGGGTGAATCTGATCGGGGCCAATCGTGTGGTGGTTTTCGACGCCTCGTGGAACCCGTGTCACGATGCGCAGGCCGTGTGCCGCGTGTACCGCTACGGTCAACGCAAACCCTGTCACATCTACAGGCTGGTCTGTGACTTCACACTGGAGAAGAAGATTTACGACCGTCAGGTGTCCAAACAGGGCATGTCTG ATCGAGTCGTGGATGACCTGAACCCTGTTCTTACCTTCACACGGAAGGAGGTGGAGTCTCTGCTGCACTTTGTGGAGGAGGAGCCCAATTCCAACCAAACCCAGATGGCCCCGAATGAGGACATGGAAATTGTCCTTAAACAAGCGTGTCTGCGTTACCCACACCTCATAACCaag CATCCGTTCCATCACGAGTCTCTGCTGATGGATCGCAAAGAACTGAAACTGACCAAAGCGGAGAAAAGAGCAGCCAAGAAGAGCTACGAAGATGAAAAACGGGCATCTGTGCCGTATCAACGACCCTCTTACGCACATTATTACCCAGCCAGTGACCAGAGCCTCACCAATATCCCTGCCTTCAGCCAGAGGAACTG GCGCCCGCCCCCTCATTTAGAAGAGAAGCCCGTCGCGAGCGTGAGGCCGGTTCAGTCCACACCCATTCCCATGATGCCTCGGCAGGTGTCCATGAGCATCCCTGGTTCAAGCGTGGGATTCCCTGTAAACTACTTGCAAAAGGCCGGGGTTTATGTGCAACGAGTCGTCACCACCACTG ATATAGTCATCCCAGGGTCGAACAGCACCACAGACGTTCAAGCCCGGATCGGTGCAGGAGAAAGTATTCACGTTATCAAAGGATCCAAAG GCACGTACATCCGGACCAACGATGGAAGGATATTTGCTATTCGCTCTGGAAAGCCGAGAGCGTCCGATGAGGCAGCTACAGCTTTAATAG AGGACTCGGGCTCTCCCATGCATCCTGTCAGCAACGGCCGCACGTCCCCTCAGGAGCAAAAGCGTTTATCCCCCGAAGCCCCGCCTCGCCCCTCCTCTCCAGACAGCCCTCAATTGCTCAGAGAAATCCATAGCAAAGAAATCGCTTCCGCTGGAGACAACTTCACATCTTCAACAATACCCGAAGCCCCCGGCATGGACACACCCGCACAGCACAGCCGTGTCCCCGACCCGCATCGGCAGCTCAACAGCGACATCACATCCTCCCTAGACGTTCAAAGCTTAAAGCGGAAGCTTTCTGAGAGTCGGACATCTAAACAGCCTATCAGCAAACGGACCTCGACACCCGCCGGCGCAGCTGGAAGTTACCCTGGCTTTCCTCTTAGCAGCGGCTTTGGGTTTCCGGCCATGGGGCTTAACCCCGCCCTACTGGGTGCCCTGGGTAACCTAACTCCGCCCACGCTCGGAAGCAGGTCGCATCTCCTGCAGCAAGCCGGGCAGACGCTGGGTGACCTACACGCCATGTTCCCCACAGACACTCTCGGACTTGGCGTGACCAACAGCTCGCTTTCTTCGACTTGCTCTACCAACACCACCTCCACAACCCACGCTGGTATGCTGGCCTCCTCTTCGTCATCAGTGCCGTCGTCATCgtcctcttcctcctctctccctcccttTCTGTTGAATCCCGGCATGGCAAGCATGCTCTCGGGTTTTCAAGTACCGTTTACCCAGCCTTTGTTTTCGGGTTCCTTACACCCGAGGGGCTTAACGTCTACGTCCACCCCTGCTTCGACCGCCTCGACCTTCCTCTCGTCCTCCGGCCTGTTGGGGCCGGCTTTCAGCCACCCCAACACGCTCTCCTCCCTCGCTGAAAACGGAGGAAGCAGCTCGGATGATGACGTCATAGAGGTGATGGGCCAGTGA